In the Drosophila takahashii strain IR98-3 E-12201 chromosome 3R, DtakHiC1v2, whole genome shotgun sequence genome, one interval contains:
- the Ir84a gene encoding glutamate [NMDA] receptor subunit 1 isoform X1: protein MHMQGKMKSYKNARGPAQSKHKLPGRKSVLKWPYKMIKLQVKVISWPFIILTAFLRVLQIESINTNFLELAAFEDFLRSEHLTQVLVVRGADADGDWQIECHQKLLANYRVQFYRPGMSANFEDLMFYGSPRTAVLVLNFEHVLVRRRVLGVASEAGYFNNSLAWFILGSGRESLPDEQLIEQHLSGYSMGIDADITVALRAQDNKSWPLYDVYRISQRVPKSLIVKRKGIWTFSGGYQLLENFQNTWIIQRRNFLNVTLVGSTVLTEKPPGFDDMEYLADDKQLQQFDPMQRKTYQLFQLVESMFNLSLAMRFTDKWGDLLENGSWSGVMGQVTSRAADFAVCPVRLLPDRQPYVQYSAVLHIQDIHFLFRHPRRSHIRNIFFEPLSTQVWWCVLVLVSASTLLLLIHVRQERRLSHLDNRLSFVWFTMLETYLQQGPATEIFRLFSTRLLISFSCAFSFVLMQFYGAFIVGSLLSESSRSIVSLKALYDSNMALGMENISYNFPIFTDTRNQLVRDVYEKKICKSGEHNVLTLQQGAERIIQGRFAFHSAIDRMYRQLLDLKMDEGEFCDLQKIIFNPPYDAASVMPKGSPWREHLAHALLVLRTSGLMQYNEKKWMVPRPDCSLFRAQAAEVDLEHFAPALLALALAMMASALVFLLELFLHWLPDFRRRLGVVSMST, encoded by the exons ATGCACATgcaggggaaaatgaaatccTATAAAAACGCCAGGGGCCCCGCACAAAGCAAACACAAGTTGCCGGGAAGGAAGTCGGTGCTAAAGTGgccatataaaatgattaagtTGCAAGTGAAAGTTATTTCTTGgccttttataattttaacagCATTTTTACGCGTGCTGCAAATTGAAAGCATAAATACCAATTTCCTTGAGCTGGCAGCCTTCGAGGACTTTTTGCGTTCGGAGCACTTGACCCAGGTCCTGGTGGTTCGCGGCGCTGATGCTGATGGCGACTGGCAAATTGAATGCCACCAGAAATTGTTGGCCAACTATCGTGTGCAATTTTACCGGCCAGGAATGTCGGCGAATTTCGAGGATCTCATGTTCTACGGGTCTCCGCGCACGGCGGTCCTGGTGCTGAATTTCGAGCATGTCCTCGTGAGGCGCCGGGTGCTCGGGGTGGCCTCCGAGGCCGGATACTTTAACAACTCGCTGGCGTGGTTCATTCTCGGCTCTGGCCGGGAATCTCTGCCAGATGAGCAGCTGATTGAGCAGCACTTGAGTGGCTACAGCATGGGCATTGATGCGGATATCACGGTGGCCTTGAGGGCTCAAGATAA CAAATCTTGGCCTCTCTATGATGTATACAGAATCAGCCAGCGAGTTCCTAAGTCTCTGATAGTTAAAAGGAAGGGAATATGGACCTTTTCTGGTGGTTATCAGCTCTTGGAAAACTTTCAGAACACCTGGATAATTCAACGGCGCAACTTCCTCAATGTCACTCTGGTGGGCAGTACTGTG TTGACAGAGAAGCCACCTGGATTCGATGACATGGAATACCTGGCGGACGATAAGCAGCTCCAACAATTCGATCCCATGCAGCGGAAGACCTATCAGCTGTTTCAACTAGTCGAGAGCATGTTCAATCTCAG CTTGGCCATGAGGTTCACGGATAAGTGGGGTGATTTGCTGGAGAATGGCAGTTGGTCCGGAGTGATGGGTCAGGTGACGAGTCGCGCGGCGGACTTTGCCGTGTGTCCCGTTCGCCTTCTGCCGGACAGACAGCCCTACGTGCAGTACTCGGCGGTCCTGCACATCCAGGA CATCCACTTTCTCTTCCGCCATCCCCGCCGCAGTCACATCAGGAACATATTCTTCGAGCCGCTTAGCACCCAGGTGTGGTGGTGTGTCCTGGTTTTGGTCTCTGCCAGCACTCTACTTCTGCTGATTCATGTGCGGCAAGAAAGGAGGCTGTCGCACTTGGATAATCGGCTGTCATTCGTTTGGTTCACCATGCTGGAGACCTATTTGCAACAGGGTCCTGCCACAGAGATCTTTCGCTTATTTTCCACTCGACTGCTGATCAGCTTTAGTTGTGCCTTCAGTTTTGTGCTGATGCAGTTCTACGGCGCCTTCATAGTGGGTTCCCTGCTCTCCGAAAGTTCGAGAAGTATTGTTAGCCTAAAGGCGCTATATGACAGCAATATGGCCCTTGGCATGGAAAACATATCCTACAACTTTCCGATATTTACCGACACCAGAAATCAGCTGGTAAGGGATGTGTATGAAAAGAAAATCTGCAAATCAGGAGAGCACAACGTCCTGACCTTGCAGCAGGGAGCCGAAAGGATCATCCAAGGACGCTTTGCCTTCCACTCGGCCATAGATCGCATGTACCGGCAGCTCTTGGACCTTAAGATGGATGAGGGAGAGTTCTGCGACCTGCAGAAGATCATCTTTAACCCGCCGTACGACGCGGCATCCGTAATGCCCAAGGGCTCGCCGTGGAGGGAGCACCTGGCCCATGCCTTGCTCGTCCTTCGGACCAGTGGCCTAATGCAGTACAACGAGAAGAAGTGGATGGTCCCTCGGCCAGATTGCAGCCTATTTAGGGCCCAGGCAGCCGAGGTGGACCTGGAGCACTTCGCCCCGGCACTTCTTGCCCTGGCACTCGCCATGATGGCCAGTGCTCTGGTCTTTCTACTGGAACTCTTTCTGCACTGGCTGCCGGACTTTCGCAGGAGGTTGGGGGTCGTGTCCATGTCCACTTAA
- the Ir84a gene encoding glutamate [NMDA] receptor subunit 1 isoform X2 yields the protein MRFTDKWGDLLENGSWSGVMGQVTSRAADFAVCPVRLLPDRQPYVQYSAVLHIQDIHFLFRHPRRSHIRNIFFEPLSTQVWWCVLVLVSASTLLLLIHVRQERRLSHLDNRLSFVWFTMLETYLQQGPATEIFRLFSTRLLISFSCAFSFVLMQFYGAFIVGSLLSESSRSIVSLKALYDSNMALGMENISYNFPIFTDTRNQLVRDVYEKKICKSGEHNVLTLQQGAERIIQGRFAFHSAIDRMYRQLLDLKMDEGEFCDLQKIIFNPPYDAASVMPKGSPWREHLAHALLVLRTSGLMQYNEKKWMVPRPDCSLFRAQAAEVDLEHFAPALLALALAMMASALVFLLELFLHWLPDFRRRLGVVSMST from the exons ATGAGGTTCACGGATAAGTGGGGTGATTTGCTGGAGAATGGCAGTTGGTCCGGAGTGATGGGTCAGGTGACGAGTCGCGCGGCGGACTTTGCCGTGTGTCCCGTTCGCCTTCTGCCGGACAGACAGCCCTACGTGCAGTACTCGGCGGTCCTGCACATCCAGGA CATCCACTTTCTCTTCCGCCATCCCCGCCGCAGTCACATCAGGAACATATTCTTCGAGCCGCTTAGCACCCAGGTGTGGTGGTGTGTCCTGGTTTTGGTCTCTGCCAGCACTCTACTTCTGCTGATTCATGTGCGGCAAGAAAGGAGGCTGTCGCACTTGGATAATCGGCTGTCATTCGTTTGGTTCACCATGCTGGAGACCTATTTGCAACAGGGTCCTGCCACAGAGATCTTTCGCTTATTTTCCACTCGACTGCTGATCAGCTTTAGTTGTGCCTTCAGTTTTGTGCTGATGCAGTTCTACGGCGCCTTCATAGTGGGTTCCCTGCTCTCCGAAAGTTCGAGAAGTATTGTTAGCCTAAAGGCGCTATATGACAGCAATATGGCCCTTGGCATGGAAAACATATCCTACAACTTTCCGATATTTACCGACACCAGAAATCAGCTGGTAAGGGATGTGTATGAAAAGAAAATCTGCAAATCAGGAGAGCACAACGTCCTGACCTTGCAGCAGGGAGCCGAAAGGATCATCCAAGGACGCTTTGCCTTCCACTCGGCCATAGATCGCATGTACCGGCAGCTCTTGGACCTTAAGATGGATGAGGGAGAGTTCTGCGACCTGCAGAAGATCATCTTTAACCCGCCGTACGACGCGGCATCCGTAATGCCCAAGGGCTCGCCGTGGAGGGAGCACCTGGCCCATGCCTTGCTCGTCCTTCGGACCAGTGGCCTAATGCAGTACAACGAGAAGAAGTGGATGGTCCCTCGGCCAGATTGCAGCCTATTTAGGGCCCAGGCAGCCGAGGTGGACCTGGAGCACTTCGCCCCGGCACTTCTTGCCCTGGCACTCGCCATGATGGCCAGTGCTCTGGTCTTTCTACTGGAACTCTTTCTGCACTGGCTGCCGGACTTTCGCAGGAGGTTGGGGGTCGTGTCCATGTCCACTTAA
- the wa-cup gene encoding outer dynein arm-docking complex subunit 4: protein MPSTLSASESLQAPIAGVKPHLQPWEVIAWSPERLGSIYSDWAQFFGKQRYANGLRYFNNALDLNPFNARALMRRSQLKRSMGLAPEALKDCSQAEDLLMSLKPPVTNPNVSLEVCDALYECNRLENSKINLHSHLRRFSSAQTVPVVERLDVLSENFRDTLSEDTTMSVQRLINRMMGSLAKQPKDLKDNCDVVSILGKEEVHLSPLETARRKRHFKIYNQSYLNKCWVDVAFLKRLRDDPNVQPKHCQKSSEYLGKLMASNYKAERTLTKMLQTRCPMYALHSQKYPNEGFYNKQREENLYRIQYQTRRNMFKILRSIRLLIRVGEVNKLSAFIEEVMGDYVTIKTHRVMPWKFEFTNEVYNYLALARINEYKIPSNMTVLQGRQRLLTLFRLPLNNSQEIKKSKLKRPSTLNITRSATTDPKAEKFKKQVTRLENRMRFAEYHIERAYLLHELAQEHLDFNSFDVACSMARKSLEEAIKCKSIIWSFLSLIVICKAHAILGKIEQEKEILAETFALAKKMKNLDLCLFIDICMKVNAEEMEMKRMTMTSDLISKKKSLGSRMFQSNDQVNEDRNQIT from the exons ATGCCCAGCACCCTGAGCGCATCCGAAAGTCTCCAGGCTCCAATCGCCGGAGTAAAACCGCATTTGCAACCATGGGAGGTGATTGCGTGGTCTCCAGAACGCCTGGGCAGCATATATTCGGACTGGGCCCAATTCTTCGGCAAACAGCGGTACGCGAATGGACTTCGCTACTTCAACAATGCCCTGGACCTGAATCCATTCAACGCCAGAGCTCTGATGCGCCGGAGTCAGTTGAAAAGATCCATGGGTCTGGCACCGGAGGCTCTGAAGGATTGCTCTCAAGCAGAAG ATTTGCTGATGAGCCTAAAGCCACCAGTCACGAATCCCAATGTCAGTTTGGAGGTTTGCGACGCTCTCTATGAATGCAACCGACTGGAGAATTCCAAAATAAACCTGCATTCCCATCTGAGGCGATTTAGCTCCGCTCAGACAGTGCCCGTTGTCGAACGCCTGGATGTG CTAAGCGAAAACTTCCGGGACACATTATCAGAAGATACCACCATGTCGGTTCAACGTCTAATCAATCGCATGATGGGCAGTCTAGCTAAGCAGCCCAAGGATTTAAAGGATAATTGCGATGTGGTTAGCATATTGGGAAAAGAG GAAGTACATCTGTCGCCGCTGGAAACAGCGAGACGGAAGAGGCACTTTAAGATTTATAACCAGTCGTACCTGAACAAGTGCTGGGTGGATGTGGCCTTCCTCAAGAGACTACGCGATGATCCCAATGTGCAGCCCAAACATTGTCAGAAGTCATCCGAGTATTTGGGCAAACTGATGGCAAGCAATTACAAAGCGGAGCGCACTCTAACG aaaatgctgCAGACCCGATGTCCCATGTACGCCCTGCATAGTCAGAAATACCCCAACGAGGGGTTCTACAATAAGCAGAGGGAGGAGAATCTATATCGCATTCAGTACCAGACGAGACGAAATATGTTTAAGATTCTGCGCAGTATTCGACTGCTGATAAGAGTTGGGGAAGTAAAT AAACTGTCAGCATTTATTGAGGAGGTCATGGGCGATTATGTCACCATCAAGACTCATCGCGTAATGCCGTGGAAGTTTGAATTCACTAATGAGGTTTACAACTATTTGGCTCTAGCCCGCATTAATGAATACAAAATCCCCAGCAATATGACCGTCTTGCAGGGTAGACAACGccttttgacactttttagaCTGCCCCTCAATAATAGTCAGGAGATAAAGAAATCAAAGCTTAAGCGACCGAGTACTCTGAATATAACCAGATCGGCTACCACAGATCCCAAGGCGGAGAAATTTAA gaaacAAGTTACCCGTCTGGAGAATCGGATGCGGTTTGCTGAGTATCACATAGAACGCGCCTATCTTTTGCATGAACTGGCTCAAGAGCACCTGgattttaattcatttgaCGTGGCCTGCTCCATGGCCCGAAAGTCCCTGGAGG AGGCCATCAAATGCAAGAGTATTATTTGGAGCTTCTTGAGTCTGATCGTTATATGCAAGGCTCACGCTATTCTAGGAAAGATCGAGCAAGAAAAGGAAATCCTCGCTGAGACTTTCGCGCTGGCGAAGAAAATGAAGAACCTTGACTTGTGCCTGTTCATAGACATCTGCATGAAGGTCAATGCGGAGGAGATGGAAATGAAGAGAATGACCATGACGTCAGACCTGATCTCAAAGAAGAAGAGCCTAGGCTCTAGAATGTTCCAAAGTAACGATCAAGTCAATGAGGATCGTAACCAAATTACTTAG